The Novipirellula caenicola genome contains a region encoding:
- the truB gene encoding tRNA pseudouridine(55) synthase TruB, translating into MFGFINCIKPSGMTSRDLVNIAARRVRPHKVGHSGTLDPLAEGVLVLGVGRASRLTSFVQNYPKQYLASFRLGAESESGDLEQPLTEHPDDPVPTLESLVAGAKSLTGEVVQVPSAYSAIWIDGKRACDRIRNGEQVDVPSRKVQVYDFKVLKYDYPNIQLDITCGSGTYVRSLGVDLAASVRAHAVMTHLVRTRIGPFAMADAISIEQIRHDDLEAFVQPARLGVEHLPHLSVNDEDAMRLINGLNVFGTAFYTPIDPLTGDAGPIESSDPTDEGIAAAIRTDGRLIAIVRGKTKQYDPSWYPERVFPLKPRSVS; encoded by the coding sequence GTGTTCGGATTTATCAATTGCATCAAGCCGTCTGGAATGACGTCGCGTGATCTCGTCAACATTGCCGCGCGGCGAGTGCGGCCGCACAAGGTGGGGCACTCTGGGACACTCGATCCTCTGGCCGAAGGCGTCTTGGTGCTCGGGGTCGGTCGCGCGTCTCGGTTGACCTCGTTTGTGCAGAACTACCCCAAACAATACTTGGCTTCGTTTCGGCTGGGGGCCGAAAGCGAATCGGGAGACCTCGAGCAACCGTTGACCGAACATCCCGATGACCCGGTCCCGACGCTCGAATCGCTTGTCGCGGGCGCAAAATCGTTGACCGGTGAAGTCGTCCAAGTCCCCTCGGCATATTCCGCGATCTGGATCGATGGCAAACGCGCCTGCGACCGAATTCGCAACGGCGAACAAGTCGACGTGCCTTCGCGCAAAGTCCAAGTGTATGACTTCAAAGTCTTGAAATACGACTATCCCAACATCCAGCTCGATATCACCTGTGGTTCAGGTACGTATGTTCGCTCGTTAGGCGTCGATTTGGCTGCAAGTGTCCGAGCACATGCGGTGATGACTCACCTGGTTCGCACTCGAATTGGACCGTTTGCTATGGCCGACGCCATTTCCATCGAGCAAATCCGCCACGACGATTTGGAGGCATTTGTCCAGCCCGCGCGATTGGGTGTCGAACATTTACCGCATTTGTCCGTCAACGACGAAGACGCAATGAGATTGATCAACGGTTTGAACGTGTTTGGCACCGCGTTTTATACGCCAATTGACCCGCTAACCGGCGATGCCGGACCGATCGAGTCCTCGGATCCGACCGACGAAGGTATCGCTGCGGCGATTCGAACCGACGGACGGTTGATTGCGATTGTTCGCGGCAAGACTAAGCAATACGATCCGTCTTGGTACCCCGAGCGTGTCTTTCCGCTCAAACCACGATCGGTGTCTTGA
- a CDS encoding chloride channel protein translates to MKFPVRPFRALKLNASGRWSLLALLVGLAVGVASIAFEWTTQAVRRYTRGEFAGYPPEGSIGEHQFFDSANLAFSPWMVVVVITLGGLVSGLLVHWFAPEASGAGTDAAVDAFHNRKGMVNARVPWVKTIASAVTLGTGGSGGREGPIAQIGAGIGSTIADRFHLSSTDRRIMLAAGVGAGVGAMFRAPLAGAIFAAEILYSDADMEADVIVPSAIASIVAYSVYTRSISPEVRFQPIFGNDLAHTLDSPIELLPYTLLAIILMFMAAFYVRFFHATQKLFEAAPLWPHLRPALGALVAGLVGISLFVYSGHNAEILGVLGTGYGTLQHALNGDSGLTIGILATVAVVKMLTTSLSIGSGGSGGVFGPLMVIGGCAGAAFGQAAHAMFPEWVPYPEAYAVVGMAGFFSGVARAPISTIILIRELTGDFGLLVPTMLVCAITFVFSSKWILYTHQVASRLESPAHRGDFLVDVLEGLAVKDVYLKGRRLLMIHEGETLDEIVHRLAETNQHYFPVVDSNDAMVGLFSADDVRAYLYDETLWRLANARDVMISEFYRVSPDDDLNTAMQQFTTLNVDELPVVDPENPTKLLGFLGRKETIAAYNRRILEHRRETEQDV, encoded by the coding sequence GTGAAATTTCCAGTTCGGCCATTTCGTGCCTTGAAACTCAATGCATCAGGCCGCTGGTCACTGCTCGCACTGCTTGTCGGGCTAGCGGTCGGGGTGGCGTCGATCGCATTTGAGTGGACCACACAAGCGGTTCGCCGCTACACGCGCGGCGAATTTGCGGGCTACCCCCCAGAGGGTTCAATCGGCGAACACCAGTTCTTTGACAGCGCGAACCTTGCGTTTTCGCCCTGGATGGTCGTCGTCGTGATTACTCTTGGCGGCTTGGTCTCGGGTCTGCTCGTCCACTGGTTCGCCCCCGAAGCGAGTGGAGCGGGGACCGATGCCGCGGTCGACGCGTTTCACAATCGCAAAGGGATGGTCAATGCGCGGGTGCCTTGGGTCAAAACGATTGCATCAGCGGTCACGCTGGGTACCGGTGGATCGGGAGGCCGCGAAGGCCCGATTGCTCAGATCGGAGCCGGCATCGGATCGACGATCGCCGACCGATTTCATCTTTCGTCAACCGATCGCCGCATCATGTTGGCCGCGGGTGTGGGTGCCGGGGTCGGCGCGATGTTTCGCGCGCCGCTTGCCGGTGCGATCTTTGCCGCCGAAATCTTGTACAGCGATGCCGATATGGAAGCCGATGTGATCGTGCCCAGCGCGATTGCGTCGATTGTCGCCTACAGTGTTTATACGCGATCGATTTCGCCCGAAGTGCGATTCCAGCCGATTTTCGGAAACGATCTTGCTCACACTCTTGACTCGCCCATCGAGTTGTTGCCTTACACACTGTTGGCAATCATCCTGATGTTCATGGCGGCGTTTTATGTCCGCTTCTTCCATGCCACTCAAAAACTGTTTGAAGCCGCACCGCTGTGGCCGCACCTTCGCCCCGCCCTTGGCGCCCTGGTGGCAGGTTTGGTGGGAATTAGTCTGTTCGTCTACAGCGGCCACAACGCGGAAATCCTGGGCGTGTTGGGTACCGGCTACGGCACGCTGCAACACGCACTTAACGGCGATAGCGGATTGACGATTGGCATCTTGGCGACGGTGGCCGTCGTGAAGATGTTAACGACGTCGCTGTCGATCGGTTCGGGCGGTTCCGGGGGTGTGTTCGGCCCGTTGATGGTGATTGGCGGCTGTGCCGGAGCGGCGTTCGGTCAAGCGGCTCATGCCATGTTTCCCGAATGGGTTCCCTACCCCGAAGCCTATGCCGTGGTCGGGATGGCAGGCTTCTTTTCGGGCGTCGCGCGAGCTCCGATCTCGACCATCATCCTCATTCGCGAATTGACAGGCGACTTTGGATTGTTGGTACCCACGATGCTGGTTTGCGCGATCACGTTTGTGTTTTCATCCAAGTGGATTTTGTACACGCATCAAGTTGCCTCGCGACTGGAGTCTCCGGCACACCGAGGCGATTTTCTTGTCGATGTGCTCGAGGGGTTGGCGGTCAAAGACGTCTATCTCAAAGGCCGGCGGTTGTTGATGATCCACGAAGGGGAAACGCTTGACGAAATCGTGCACCGTTTGGCGGAAACCAACCAGCACTACTTTCCCGTCGTCGACTCGAACGATGCGATGGTCGGATTGTTTTCCGCCGATGACGTCCGCGCTTATCTCTATGATGAAACGCTGTGGCGATTGGCGAACGCGCGTGATGTGATGATCAGCGAATTCTATCGCGTCTCGCCCGACGATGACTTGAACACGGCGATGCAACAGTTCACGACGCTGAACGTCGATGAACTGCCGGTGGTCGATCCCGAAAATCCAACGAAGTTACTCGGTTTTTTGGGACGTAAAGAAACCATCGCAGCCTACAATCGAAGGATCCTCGAGCACCGCCGCGAGACCGAGCAAGATGTCTAA
- the mog gene encoding molybdopterin adenylyltransferase yields MQPIRIGILTVSDRASRGEYEDRGGPAIHDYLNEVLDCEWTADARIVSDDVQSIESALIELCDQSHCSLVVTTGGTGPAKRDVTPEATEAVCEKMMPGFGELMRKVSLEHVPTAILSRQTAGIRGSSLIVNLPGKPSAIAECLDAVFPAIPYCVDLIEGPRIETKPDRLAAFRPKGK; encoded by the coding sequence TTGCAACCGATACGAATAGGAATATTGACCGTCTCGGATCGCGCCAGTCGCGGTGAATACGAAGATCGCGGCGGCCCCGCCATCCATGACTACTTGAACGAGGTTCTCGATTGCGAATGGACTGCCGATGCTCGAATTGTCTCGGATGATGTGCAATCGATCGAGTCTGCATTGATCGAACTGTGCGATCAATCGCACTGTTCACTCGTCGTGACCACCGGCGGCACGGGACCGGCAAAACGAGACGTTACCCCCGAAGCCACCGAAGCGGTGTGCGAAAAAATGATGCCCGGATTCGGCGAATTGATGCGTAAGGTTTCGCTCGAGCATGTCCCGACCGCCATTTTGTCGCGACAAACCGCGGGGATCCGTGGCTCGAGCTTGATCGTCAATCTGCCCGGCAAACCGTCGGCGATCGCCGAGTGTTTGGACGCCGTGTTCCCTGCAATTCCCTATTGTGTGGACCTGATCGAGGGCCCACGCATTGAAACCAAGCCGGATCGCTTGGCCGCGTTTCGCCCCAAAGGAAAGTAA
- a CDS encoding SGNH/GDSL hydrolase family protein, translating into MSNPSKRKRTRLYVLLTTAVLVVAGVLGYIEFHLARPVGEGPAGPQVDIRSFHKVWSDEPIQIIGVGDSITAGLGAKTPSHSFFNRVIQTPDDEYAELRGVCLSKVLPNLTAENFAISGSESQTHLDVIQNTIPVYHDARGIVLMTSGGNDLIHSYGRSAPRECAMYSATLEQAQPWIANFRTRLATMFDELEERFPLGCEIFIADIYDPTDGVGDAPSIFLPAWPDGLAIHAQYNQVIRDVARSRDHVHVVDLYQTFLGHGSHCRQFWRANYDANDPHYWFFTNIEDPNDRGYDAIRRVFLNAIVEHSRLVPKYTQHSSPPTTPRPRPADAWLSQATLANFSIDPFSDRKDPLFCNRYE; encoded by the coding sequence ATGTCTAATCCTTCGAAACGTAAACGAACTCGGCTGTACGTTCTGCTAACGACCGCCGTACTAGTCGTCGCGGGCGTACTTGGTTACATCGAATTTCATCTGGCCCGACCGGTGGGTGAGGGTCCCGCGGGGCCTCAAGTCGACATCCGATCGTTTCACAAGGTCTGGTCTGATGAACCGATCCAAATCATCGGCGTCGGCGACAGTATCACTGCCGGGTTAGGAGCGAAAACGCCCAGCCACAGTTTTTTCAACCGCGTCATCCAAACCCCCGATGACGAGTACGCAGAACTCCGCGGCGTTTGCTTGTCCAAAGTGCTGCCGAATCTAACGGCTGAAAATTTCGCCATTTCAGGTTCGGAGTCGCAAACCCATCTGGATGTAATTCAAAACACGATCCCGGTTTACCATGACGCTCGCGGGATCGTCTTGATGACCTCTGGCGGTAACGACTTGATCCATAGCTATGGGCGAAGTGCACCAAGGGAATGTGCGATGTACTCGGCGACGCTCGAGCAGGCCCAGCCGTGGATCGCCAATTTCCGCACTCGCCTGGCGACCATGTTTGACGAACTCGAAGAACGCTTCCCACTAGGCTGCGAGATTTTTATCGCGGACATTTACGATCCAACCGATGGAGTGGGCGATGCGCCAAGCATTTTCTTGCCCGCTTGGCCCGATGGATTGGCGATCCACGCTCAATACAATCAAGTGATCCGCGACGTTGCCCGGTCGCGAGACCACGTTCACGTCGTTGATCTGTACCAGACGTTCCTTGGACACGGATCGCATTGCCGTCAATTTTGGCGTGCGAACTATGATGCAAACGACCCTCATTATTGGTTCTTTACCAATATCGAAGATCCCAACGACCGCGGATACGATGCGATCCGGCGAGTCTTTTTGAACGCCATTGTCGAGCACAGCCGCTTGGTTCCCAAGTACACGCAGCACTCGAGTCCCCCAACCACCCCACGACCGCGTCCTGCTGATGCATGGCTATCGCAAGCGACGCTAGCGAATTTCTCGATTGATCCTTTTAGCGACCGCAAGGACCCTCTGTTTTGCAACCGATACGAATAG